DNA from Arthrobacter sp. SLBN-112:
GCTGGTAGAAGTGGCCCAGGATGACGGCGCGTTCGCCCAGGGTGGCTTTGGCGGCCTTGATCCGTTCCCCGAACTCGGCGTCGCCGGCAAGTTTGTACTCCTCGGGGAGCTGGCCCTGGCGGGGGGTGGTGGCGGGGGCAGGGTCGGCGCTGGACGCGCCCGGGCCATAGGCGGGGACACCGGCGAGCGCCTCGGCCAGGTCGTAGTCCCACGGGCCCTTGGCCAGCGCCGGGCTGCAGGTGCTGCGTTCAGCTGCTGCGCCTTTTTCGGCCTGTTCGCGCGTGATCAGCTGGATTGCCGTGTTGACGCTGCTCATGGTGTGCTCCTGTTGTCTGGGTCAAGGCCTGGCCGGCCGGTGTAGCGGTAGAGGCGTGGTGGACGGTGTTTGCCGCCCTGGAGGTATTCCCCGGTTTCTTCAATTTCCGGGGTGGATTTGAGTTGCCGGCGGAAGTTGGCCGGATCCAGTTGGCGGTCAAGGACGGCCTCGTAGACTTCGCGGACCTGGGCCAGGGTGAAGTACTCGCCCAGCAGGTGGTACGCCACCGAGCCGTAGGCCAGCTTGTTGCGCAGGCGCCAGAGGGCGTAGTCAACGATGGCATTGTGGTCGAAGGCCAGTTCGCCGAGCCGGTCCGCGCGGAACCACCTAACGTTCTCGGACTCGTCAGCCAGGGCGGCTTCCGTTGGCTGGACCAGGGCCCAGTACACAATCGAGACCACCCGTTGGGTGGGTGAGCGGTGCAGGCCGCCGAAGGCGTACAGCTGCTCGAGGTAGCGGGGCGCGAGGCCCGTGGTCTCCCGCAGGTTCCGCGCCGCGGCGTCTTGGAGGGATTCCTCATGGCTGAGGGGCCCGCCGGGCAATGCCCACATCCCTTTGAAGGGCTCGCGGATGCGGCGTACCAAGGGCAGCCAGAGCGTGGGACGGCCCGAGGATTCACTCGGCCGCAGGGCGAAAATTACCGTGGAAATGGCGAGCGACGGCGGTGCGGCCTGCCGCTCGGAAACATTTGCCGAGCTGTAGTACACGTCCACCGCCTTCCGTCGCGCCCATCGTGCCCGCCCCGGCGGCCCTTCTGAGTTATGGTCAACTTGACCAAAACTAATTCTACGGCGCGCGGCGCCGGAAAGGGAAATGTTTCTGCGACCTCGTGGCTAGCTGCGGCAGGCACGGCCAATGAGACCGTTCCCGCTGCAGTGCCACATCCCACCGCCGGGGTCCCCTTCCTGTTTTTGGCCCGCTCCCGGAAGCGGTAAATTCAAGAGGTCCCAAAAGGATCCCCGGACCATTCGGACCGGACCATCGAACCAGCCCCCAGAAGGTGCACTGCCCCATGACGATGAAGTCTGACCGGACCGCGTCCGCCACACTCCCGCCGAAGACCAAAGCCGTCCACAGCATGAAACCGCGCCAACTCACCATGATGGGGCTCGGCAGTGCCATCGGCGCGGGCCTGTTCCTGGGATCGGGCGCCGGGGTCCAGGCAGCCGGGCCGGCAGTTCTCATCTCCTACCTGGTGGCCGGGACACTGATCATCCTGGTGATGTGGGCGCTGGGCGAGATGGCGGCCGCAAACCCGACCAGCGGCGCCTTTTCCGTCTACGCGGAGCGGGCCCTTGGCCGTACCGCCGGCGCTACCATCGGATGGCTGTGGTGGCTGCAGCTGGTGGTGGTGATCGCCGCCGAGGCACTGGGTGCCGCCGGATTGCTGTTCTCCATCTGGCCCGTGGTCCCCGTCTGGGCGCTGGCACTGCTGTTCATGGTGGTGTTCACCGGTATCAACCTGGCCGGTGTCCGGAACTTCGGCGAATTCGAGTTCTGGTTTGCCATCCTCAAGGTCGCCGTCATCGTGCTCTTCCTGGCCGTCGGTGCCGCTTTGCTCCTTGGCCTGCTGCCCGGCGTCGCGTCCCCCGGCGCCGGCAACCTCACCGGGAACTTCGCTCCCCAGGGCCTGGGCGGGGTTGCTTCGGCTCTGTTTGTGGTGATCTTCGCCTTCGGCGGGACGGAAATCGTCTCGGTGGCCGC
Protein-coding regions in this window:
- a CDS encoding NUDIX hydrolase: MYYSSANVSERQAAPPSLAISTVIFALRPSESSGRPTLWLPLVRRIREPFKGMWALPGGPLSHEESLQDAAARNLRETTGLAPRYLEQLYAFGGLHRSPTQRVVSIVYWALVQPTEAALADESENVRWFRADRLGELAFDHNAIVDYALWRLRNKLAYGSVAYHLLGEYFTLAQVREVYEAVLDRQLDPANFRRQLKSTPEIEETGEYLQGGKHRPPRLYRYTGRPGLDPDNRSTP